GCGTGTTCACGCTGATGTTCACGATCTCCGGGATGTCGAGGCACCACTGGCGGATCGTCTCGAAGCGGTCGTGGTCCCAGTCCGGGTCCGCGATCAGGTTGATCGCGACCGTGATCCCGAGCGAACGCGCGAACGCCAGCGCCTCGAAATTGCGGTCGAGGCTGATCCGCTTGCGGAACGCCTTCAGCCCTTCCTCGTCGATCGCCTCCATGCCGAGGAACATGTACTTGAGGCCGAGCGAAGCCCACAGCCGGAACACGTCCTTGTTGCGCAGGAGCACGTCGCCGCGCGTCTCCAGGTAATAACGCCTGTCGATGCCGCGCCTGCGGATCGCCTCGCCGATCGCGATGCCGTGGTCCGCGTGCACGAACGCGACGTCGTCGACGATGAACACACCCGGCTCGCGGATCGACGCGAGTTCGTCGACGACGACCTCCGGGCTGCGCGACCGGTAGCTGCGCCCGTAGAACGTCCACGCGCTGCAGAACGTGCAGTCCCACGGACAGCCGCGCGCGAACTCGATCGACGCGCACGGGTCGAGCGTGCCGATGAAATACTTGCGCCGGTGCCGCAGCAGGTCGCGCGCCGGACGCACGCGGTCCAGGTCCTCGACGAAACGCGGCGGCGGCCCCGCGCCGTCGGTCGTCAGCACGCCCGGCACTGCGAGCAGGCTCGCGCCGCTCGCGGCCGCGTCGAGCAGCGGCACGATCGACGCCTCGCCCTCGCCGCGCAGCACGCAGTCGATCGCGCCGTCGGCATGGCGCAGCAGATCGTTCGCGGTGAACGACACGCTATGGCCGCCGACGAACACGAAGCACGACGGCAGCGCGGCCTTCACCGCTTTCGACAGATCGACGATTTCGGGGATGTTCGCGAGATAGTTGCCGGAGAAACACAGCGCGTCGGGCCGCCATGCCCGCACGACGCGCATCAGGTCGCGATGGGATTCGACCTGCAGATCGACGAGCCGCACGTCGTGGCCCGCGTCGCGCGCGACCGCCGCGACCGATTCGAGTCCCAGCGGCTCCAGCCGCAGGAACACACGCGTGTACATCAGACCGCTCGGGTGTACGGCAAGCAATTTCATGAAGCCTCCTTGCGAAGCTTCCACCCGACGCGCCGCCGTCCGCCTGCCGCGCGCCGCCGCAGACGGCGCGCCGCCGAAGGACCGGCGCGGTGGGCCGGAACGCTCGCGGTGTCATTCACGGGAACTGCACGGTACAGACCGGAACAGCGTGGCGCACGCACACGCGCGCCACGACGGCACGGTTGTTCACGACTTTCCGTGCGAGTCTACCCGCGTTCGCGCAACGGCGCTGCGGCGCACGCAGCGGGCCTCCCGGCGCGCCGCCGGGCACGCCGCGTGCGCACGCGCGCCCGAGCGTAAGCCTCGCGCAGACACTTCGGAATCAGAAACTGCCGAACAGCGAACCGAGCACGATCACCACGGCCAGCGCGATCAGCGCGCCGACGATGCTGACCACGACGAGGTCGCCATAACTCTCGCGATGGGTCGAGCCGCAGACGGCGAGCAGCGTGACCACTGCGCCGTTGTGCGGCAGGCTGTCGAGCGTGCCCGCCGACATCACCGCGACCCGGTGCAGCAGCGCGGGATCGATGCCTTGCTGCGCGGCGAGCTGCATGTAGGTGTCGCCGAGCGCGTCGAGCGCGATCGTCAGGCCGCCGGACGCCGAACCGGTCAGCCCCGACAGC
The Paraburkholderia caballeronis genome window above contains:
- the hpnR gene encoding hopanoid C-3 methylase HpnR, whose amino-acid sequence is MKLLAVHPSGLMYTRVFLRLEPLGLESVAAVARDAGHDVRLVDLQVESHRDLMRVVRAWRPDALCFSGNYLANIPEIVDLSKAVKAALPSCFVFVGGHSVSFTANDLLRHADGAIDCVLRGEGEASIVPLLDAAASGASLLAVPGVLTTDGAGPPPRFVEDLDRVRPARDLLRHRRKYFIGTLDPCASIEFARGCPWDCTFCSAWTFYGRSYRSRSPEVVVDELASIREPGVFIVDDVAFVHADHGIAIGEAIRRRGIDRRYYLETRGDVLLRNKDVFRLWASLGLKYMFLGMEAIDEEGLKAFRKRISLDRNFEALAFARSLGITVAINLIADPDWDHDRFETIRQWCLDIPEIVNISVNTPYPGTENWQREARELTSLDYRLYDIQHAVLPTKLPLPEFYAELVRTQQVLNRKHLGWAALRGAAGQATRLLLRGQTNFVRMLWRFNSVFDPRLQLADHGREVRYAMTPPPAAVEEPQRIDMKTVYIHGPAGRKGRVIDDATEKFVDETRMGTG